In Rhodospirillales bacterium, a single window of DNA contains:
- a CDS encoding efflux RND transporter permease subunit produces MNGSPAPGKSSGQAIEAMERISQDLLPEGFAYEWSGQILEELKSAGAATVVFALAIIMVYLFLVAQYESWSLPFVVILCAAGVRLEEAGEVEQVLDGIRRPGRVNNRRGKMLDELGLSLWERGFFHSRSPNAEWGRVLSRRSKRWRNCRPCRRDRRVPGGWRRPAPGLREHLVCHPSPSPTNGEGVACFRRRDRRHGAERPQRRT; encoded by the coding sequence GAGGCAATGGAGCGGATCTCCCAAGACCTCCTGCCGGAGGGATTCGCCTATGAGTGGTCGGGCCAAATCCTCGAGGAGCTGAAGTCAGCCGGCGCGGCCACCGTCGTTTTCGCGCTTGCGATCATCATGGTCTACCTCTTCCTCGTCGCGCAGTACGAGAGCTGGAGCCTGCCGTTTGTCGTGATTCTCTGCGCGGCGGGCGTGCGCCTTGAGGAGGCCGGCGAGGTCGAGCAGGTGCTCGACGGCATCCGCCGGCCGGGCCGGGTCAACAACAGGCGGGGCAAGATGCTCGACGAGCTCGGACTGTCGTTGTGGGAGCGGGGCTTCTTCCACAGCCGGAGTCCGAACGCCGAGTGGGGTCGCGTTCTGTCGCGCAGATCGAAGCGATGGAGAAACTGCCGGCCATGCCGCCGGGACCGCCGTGTTCCCGGTGGCTGGCGGCGGCCAGCACCAGGCCTGCGCGAGCACCTGGTTTGCCATCCATCTCCATCACCGACGAACGGCGAAGGCGTAGCCTGCTTCCGTCGCCGCGATCGCAGGCATGGCGCAGAGCGGCCCCAGCGCCGTACTTAA